From one Culex quinquefasciatus strain JHB chromosome 3, VPISU_Cqui_1.0_pri_paternal, whole genome shotgun sequence genomic stretch:
- the LOC6053346 gene encoding LOW QUALITY PROTEIN: rutC family protein UK114 (The sequence of the model RefSeq protein was modified relative to this genomic sequence to represent the inferred CDS: inserted 1 base in 1 codon), which translates to MASIVRKIISSKKVPKAPAPYNQAVVADRTVYLSGVLGMELESLKLVDGGXPAQTAKALENLTLLLKESGSGVDKVVKTTILLANMDDYAAVNDEYKRVFSSNFPARTCFAVNKLPLGAAVEIEAIALTGEVIQVST; encoded by the exons ATGGCCAGCATCGTCCGTAAGATCATCTCCAGCAAGAAGGTGCCCAAGGCTCCGGCCCCGTACAA CCAAGCCGTTGTGGCCGATCGTACGGTGTACCTGTCCGGAGTCCTCGGCATGGAGTTGGAATCGCTGAAGCTGGTCGACGGTG GCCCCGCTCAAACTGCCAAGGCCCTGGAGAATCTGACCCTGCTGCTCAAGGAGTCTGGGTCGGGAGTCGACAAGGTCGTCAAGACCACCATCCTGCTGGCCAACATGGACGATTACGCCGCGGTCAACGACGAGTACAAGAGAG TGTTCTCGTCCAACTTCCCGGCCCGGACGTGCTTTGCTGTGAACAAGCTACCGCTGGGGGCGGCCGTCGAGATTGAGGCCATCGCGCTGACCGGCGAGGTGATCCAGGTGTCCACGTGA
- the LOC6053343 gene encoding uncharacterized protein LOC6053343: MHRKRYFPADLEPYPLHYAALRGYTDKVRELLADAGTNPYEPIQDGETALHVALTENQLEVADVLIEKFRADFETVGDYLVKKLECDPDDRFWLRRSILVATTKEQCEKVKQLEDPVGCAKDGILVLLRYPVGGEHAASLKSNRNTRMGLINLGKTLIPNGLLSWNDSGPAGCCDSLLNLAAYHGHVKQLEILESYGADLSVRGTKKQIPFHAACDASQHEVIEVLLTKYLKMFDPLTLDCDCFNGLYYILYRKNKKSFELALNTMIEYEVSRSGESESKAFNKILNVENDNWSHFSVWSQLDCEFWNPILEQVCEKYEYDLTYQWKDSTALLDMIQYKKVARYYQAQIRRNPELVKVSSNGSTALHQLISSNELVLVKDLYSRMKQRMKAIFECDAAFDSFNTMMHWSYNEMMSFVLEHHANFLHDSLTKFHEKVIQDFSCPNFNEVFEILIKYIPDIEPLIKERRDYLNTYSISTQNDSCETYNKLRDDFPSALEEIQQSGKSLDDYNSQVCCFLHQAIIEDQLQLVENLLNANVDFDFLNNDERHAIHFVQSVEMLQLLVRKHPDGNGLVNRKDRNGATLLHAICPTSIACKEKIILELLKLGAKVDECTDDQSTALFYVYEEVLFDFLTKGVQEHGFTGISVNHRDFEGNTALHRCLRHLNSYMARIMLLRADSFVSFNEKGESLLACLTRVDLSIFDLYFKPVLVEQEEKTKLMFEAELEKSKERASQIFVEACVFLNLFIVERMLAMELDFNAQGYNGKTGLLALMEAYENFPVKLVLQLLDKPVDVNIRDIDGRNALLMLVFKFPTLKPQGADVELARKIIELGVDIDQVDNEGNTALHYACKIADFAVIEALVEKGADFRIQNKRGLLCYQMASWGVEQILATLFST, from the exons ATGCATCGAAAGCGGTACTTTCCGGCGGATTTGGAACCGTATCCTTTGCACTATGCTGCCCTGCGAGGTTATACGGACAAAGTGCGGGAATTGTTGGCTGACGCCGGAACCAACCCGTACGAACCGATCCAGGACGGAGAGACTGCACTGCACGTTGCGTTGACTGAAAATCAACTCGAAGTAGCGGATGTCTTGATCGAGAAGTTCCGGGCGGATTTCGAAACGGTTGGAGATTATTTAGTGAAGAAGCTCGAGTGCGATCCGGATGATCGATTTTGGTTACGACGGAGTATTTTGGTGGCCACGACGAAGGAACAGTGTGAAAAGGTGAAACAGCTGGAGGATCCTGTTGGATGTGCAAAGGATGGGATTTTGGTTTTGCTGAGATATCCAGTTGGAGGAGAGCACGCAGCCAGTTTGAAGTCCAATAGGAATACTCGTATGGGGTTGATCAATCTTGGGAAGACTCTGATCCCAAATGGTTTGCTGTCGTGGAATGATTCGGGTCCAGCGGGATGTTGTGATTCTCTATTGAATTTGGCGGCATATCATGGACACGTGAAGCAGCTGGAGATCTTGGAGAGCTACGGAGCAGATCTTTCCGTCCGGGGGACGAAGAAGCAGATTCCATTTCATGCGGCTTGCGATGCTTCCCAGCATGAAGTTATTGAAGTTCTGCTTACGAAATACCTCAAGATGTTCGATCCGCTGACCTTGGATTGCGACTGCTTCAACGGATTGTACTACATTTTGTACCGAAAGAACAAGAAGAGCTTTGAACTGGCACTGAACACCATGATTGAGTATGAAGTGAGCCGTTCAGGTGAATCAGAATCAAAAGCgttcaataaaatattgaacgtGGAGAACGACAACTGGTCACACTTCTCTGTGTGGAGCCAGCTGGATTGCGAGTTTTGGAACCCGATCCTGGAACAAGTCTGCGAAAAATATGAATATGATCTTACGTATCAGTGGAAGGATTCCACGGCATTACTGGATATGATACAGTACAAGAAAGTGGCGCGATACTATCAGGCACAGATTCGTCGTAATCCTGAACTAGTGAAGGTTTCGAGCAACGGTTCCACTGCCTTGCATCAGCTAATCAGCTCAAACGAACTGGTTCTGGTAAAAGATCTTTACAGCCGTATGAAGCAGCGAATGAAAGCTATATTTGAATGTGATGCAGCATTTGATTCGTTCAACACTATGATGCATTGGAGCTACAACGAAatgatgagctttgttttggaACACCATGCAAATTTTCTGCACGAtagtttgacaaaatttcacgaGAAAGTGATTCAGGATTTTTCATGTCCAAATTTTAATGAAGTGTTCGAAATATTGATCAAGTACATCCCCGATATTGAACCACTCATTAAAGAAAGGCGTGATTACTTGAACACCTACTCAATTTCAACTCAAAACG ATTCCTGTGAAACGTACAACAAATTGCGCGATGATTTCCCGTCAGCACTTGAAGAAATCCAACAGTCCGGCAAGTCTTTGGATGACTACAACAGCCAAGTTTGTTGCTTTCTGCATCAGGCCATTATCGAGGATCAGCTACAGCTCGTAGAAAACCTTTTAAACGCAAACGTAGACTTTGATTTCCTGAACAACGACGAACGCCATGCCATTCACTTCGTGCAGTCCGTAGAAATGCTCCAACTGCTCGTGCGGAAACATCCCGATGGAAACGGACTTGTCAATCGGAAAGACCGCAACGGAGCCACCCTGTTACACGCAATATGTCCTACCTCGATAGCTTGCAAAGAGAAAATTATCCTTGAGCTGCTCAAACTTGGTGCCAAAGTAGACGAATGCACAGACGACCAGTCGACGGCTTTGTTCTACGTTTACGAAGAAGTGTTGTTCGATTTCCTTACGAAAGGCGTCCAAGAGCATGGTTTCACTGGAATCAGCGTAAACCACAGAGATTTCGAAGGTAACACGGCACTACATCGTTGCTTGCGACATCTCAATTCTTACATGGCTCGGATCATGCTGCTTAGGGCGGATAGCTTTGTAAGCTTCAACGAAAAGGGAGAATCGCTGCTGGCATGTCTGACTCGAGTGGATCTTTCCATATTCGACCTCTACTTCAAGCCTGTACTGGTGGAACAAGAGGAAAAGACCAAGTTGATGTTTGAGGCGGAACTTGAGAAGTCCAAAGAGCGGGCATCGCAAATATTCGTGGAAGCTTGtgtatttttaaacttattcaTTGTAGAAAGAATGCTGGCAATGGAACTGGACTTCAACGCGCAAGGTTACAACGGGAAAACGGGTCTGTTGGCGTTGATGGAGGCTTACGAGAACTTCCCCGTAAAGCTTGTGCTTCAATTGCTGGACAAACCAGTTGACGTGAACATTCGGGATATCGATGGAAGAAACGCTTTGCTGATGCTGGTGTTCAAATTTCCTACGCTGAAACCACAAGGCGCGGATGTAGAGTTGGCGAGAAAGATCATTGAGCTAGGAGTGGACATCGATCAGGTTGACAACGAAGGCAATACGGCGTTGCACTATGCTTGCAAAATTGCAGACTTTGCTGTGATCGAAGCGCTTGTGGAGAAGGGGGCGGACTTTCGAATTCAAAATAAGCGAGGGCTATTATGCTATCAAATGGCATCTTGGGGCGTTGAACAAATTTTGGCTACACTGTTTTCAACATGA
- the LOC6052013 gene encoding uncharacterized protein LOC6052013, with the protein MTAAVMQQREDDTHTSMKREGPTGPRAQIFREVPGAGNFDRWENSGWILLCCGRAFLTRAGNCCSTWWFGCDLAELRRTGSGNFEPRLDFEVRCPFHLWSTSKSWQGPGTWSILVQHGSQWSEDKKTRWRLVARIVVLWIRRRSVSTGSAVWLAHRDQLKPHYQQQDERPNLMTPFEKSAPDAAVVDLDVEMLNLDEDMVGAGYGGSGLFRGFPEAATTQSKSRKRDASAAELPAVCLRRSKRIRKPVSNSEFMYR; encoded by the exons CCGACGGGACCGAGAGCGCAAATCTTCCGGGAAGTTCCGGGTGCTGGAAATTTCGACCGGTGGGAGAATTCCGGCTGGATTCTGCTGTGTTGCGGCAGGGCGTTTTTGACCAGGGCCGGCAATTGTTGCTCGACGTGGTG GTTTGGTTGTGATCTTGCGGAGCTACGGAGGACCGGTTCGGGAAATTTCGAGCCTCGTTTGGATTTTGAGGTTAGGTGTCCATTCCACTTGTGGAGTACTAGCAAAAGCTGGCAAGGGCCGGGCACGTGGTCG ATACTCGTTCAACACGGTTCCCAGTGGAGCGAGGACAAGAAAACGCGATGGCGCCTAGTAGCACGAATCGTCGTGTTGTGGATTCGAAGAAGATCGGTGTCGACTGGAAGCGCGGTGTGGCTAGCGCATCGCGATCAGCTTAAACCACATTACCAGCAACAAGACGAACGGCCGAACCTGATGACGCCGTTCGAGAAGTCTGCGCCGGACGCGGCAGTGGTGGATTTGGACGTTGAGATGCTGAATTTAGACGAAGATATGGTGGGGGCCGGATACGGCGGAAGCGGCTTGTTCCGGGGTTTCCCGGAAGCTGCAACGACACAATCCAAAAGCCGGAAGCGAGACGCATCCGCGGCAGAATTGCCGGCGGTCTGTCTTCGGCGCTCGAAGAGAATCAGGAAGCCTGTTTCAAATAGTGAATTTATGTATAGATAA